The genomic window TTAAGAATGTCCTCAAATACAAAGAGGACTTCGTTTACAGACTCTTGAACACTTTCCATGCCTTCAGGTAGTTATAGGCTTGAAGGACCTGATAGTCTTTAGCTAACACATCGCTTTTTTCAGACTTTTCTTTGGCATTAAACGTCTTCCACCATTGAGCGTTCTTCGCGTTCTTGGCTTTCTGCAGGGCCTCTTTCTCGGCATCCCCAAGCAAATGCCCTTGGATATCAGATTCCCGACGAACTAAGCGCTTTGAGCCATTTTTATCAGTGCTGTCCATAGAGAGGTCTTCGACCTCCACGTCGGGAGTGATCCCCTCAGCTTGGATGGAAATTCCGCTGGGCGTATAATAACGCGCAACCGTCAGCTTTAATCCAGAACCATCACCCATTTTAACCACAGATTGCACGGAACCTTTTCCAAAGCTTCTCTGCCCCATCACCAACGCCCGCTTGTTATCCTTAAGAGCTCCGGCCACAATTTCGCTGGCACTGGCCGAGTATTCATTGATCAAAATCACCATCGGGAAGCCCATATAGGCTGAACCTGGCTTAGCTTCGGTAACTTCTTTTTTGGTCTTATCTCGGCCGACAGTGGAAACAATGATTCCTTTATCTAGAAACATATTACTGATCTGAACCGCCTGATCGAGAAGACCTCCGGGATTTCTTCGAAGGTCTAACACCACACCTTTGATTCCATTGTTTCGCGCTTTAAAATCGATCATGTGTTTGCGCAGTTCCTTGGCTGTGTTTTCGATAAAACTCGTCACGCGAAAGTAGGCGTAACCCTCTCCTAAATCGATAAACTTTACGGATTTAACCTTAACGATGTCCCGCTTAATCGTAAATACTTTAGGCTCATCAAAAGCATCGCGCATGATTCCTAACTTAATCTTCTCTCCGTTTTTACCCTTCATTTTTTGAGCCGCATCCACAAGACTCATTCCTTTTGTCGAAGTTCCGTCGATCTCCACAATTTTATCCCCAGGCAGAATTCCTGCTTTCCACGCCGGAGTGTCCTCAATGGGAGAGATAATCGTGAGAAGTCCGTCCTCCACAGAGATTTCAATACCGATCCCACCGAATTCTCCTGACGTTTCGGTCTCAAACTCTTTGTACATGTCGGGCGGTAAAAAATTGGTGTGCGGATCAAGCTCGCGCAACATTCCTTTGATACCACCATAAATCAATTTTTGGGTGTCGACGGGTTCCACATAATATTGCTGAACGATATTCAGAACTTTGGCAAAAATCTGTAAATTGAGATAGCGATCATCCGCTAAGAGCAAGCGGTAGGACCACGTCGTTACTACAGCAAAGATCAGGGTGCAGAAAATCAGTTTGTGCGTCTTCATATATCTTGCTCCTTCAATGAGGAAATGTTCATTCCCCCGTCTCTAAACCATTCCGTTGGATCTTCAGGTTGAGAAAAATGTCTTATCTCTAAATAAAGTCCATGGCCAAAAAACCGCGAAGAGCCGGCCCGACCAATCTGCTCCTCCGCTTCGATCTCATCGTTGACTGCAACCTCGGCCACTTCGAGATTGGAATACACGGAGTAGAAATGATCCCCATGATCCACGATCACCACACGGTGGCGATCGGGTAGATCTCCAGAGAAGATCACGCGGCCCTTAAAGATGGATTTAATTTCTTTCCCCGGGGTTGTCGAAACGAACCACCCTTTATTATAGATCTTAATTTTATCGCTTAGGAGATTAAAAATCCCAAACTTCTGAGTGACCACTCCCATGGTCGGCATTGGAAGCTTTCCTTTTTGCTCAAAAATTCCGCCGTCAAATACGACGGATAAATCTTCAAACTGAGAACTTCGACCCATCTGCGTTTTAGTTTTTTCACGAATCTTTTTTAAAGTAATAAGGATCTTTTTGTCTTCGTTATCGAGTCTTTGCAGAAGATTCATCTTGGCTTGATAAGTGCTCTTAATGCTCTGCTCTTCATTTTCAAGCTGGATTTGGTTTTTTTCGAACGCGGATAATTTACTCTTGAGCGTCTCTTGCTGTTGAAAGAGAAGGTTTTTGAGGCCTTGATAGACTCGTAACTGATCGACATCGGAGCGGGAAATTCGATACATGACTCGTGCGTTCCGATCCATTTCCATGACGTCCTGAGCTCCAAAGATAGATTGGAACAAGGTGGGAGCATTGACTCTCTGCAAATTTCTTAATCGAGTGATAATTTGCTTTTTCGTCTTTTTAATATCCTCACTCACCTCAGAAATGTTTTTTTGTAAACCGGAGATATCGGACTCTAAAGCTTCACGCTTCTGCAGTAATGCGGCTTTATTGCTCGCCAGTTTCCTTTGCCGGCGCGTAATTTTGTACACCGTCGAAAGTAGCTCTCGCTCTTTTTCTTTAAGCTCTTCCGATTTGTCTTTGAACTTTTTGTAGTCCGCCACCGACTTATTCAGTTGGGGATTGGACGTCGGTAACTCCTCGGCCCTCACTTGCGAAAAGCCAAAGGTGATACCCAAAATGAAAAACGACACCCTATACAACATTCTACTTTGTCCTAGAAGAAAGCGCCCAACCTGTATTAATTCCACGCACGGTAAAATATGACGATAACCCACCCACAATTATGCTAATAAGAAAACTCAGAATTATAAATGGAGCCGATGGACGGGACACAAGATCGGCCAAGTGACTTAAAATGCTGCTCCCTGTGAGCTGTGCAGAGATCCAAGTGAATAGGAAGTAGTTCATGGCCATTCCAATCACTAGGGCTATAGAACTAAAAACCACACCTTCTGCGATAAACGGCATACGGATGTTTTTCGAGGTTTCTCCGATGAGCTCTAAAATCTCAATCTCATCGTTATGATTGTAGATTAAAACTCGAATCAAATTAGAAATAATCAAAAGGCTAGCTGCTAGAAATAATACAACTATAATACCGATGATCGAGTTGGAGAGACGAATAAATGCAGAGTACTTTTCGATCCAACCTTGCCCGTAGGAGACGTCATCAACGCCAATTTGACTTGCTATCAAATCCGACGTGGCCGAAATTTTTTTGAAGTACTTTTGATCATTGATGCTTCCTTTAAGCGTCACTTCGTAACTTTCTGGGAAAACATCATTACTTTTGAGATCTTCCAAAAAATCTTTGGCAAAAATAGAGTTTTTCTTACTAAACTCATTGGCGGCTGCCTCTTGAGAAATAAATTTGAGCGAAGCGACTTCGTCGAGCTTGATCATAAAATCTTGGATCTGAGCCTTGGTCTCATCGGTTTGACCAGGTGTAAGATACACTGTCAGCTTAGCCGTATCTCCCCAACGATTAATAATTTTTTTAAAATTAAACGCCGACGTAACCAAAAAAAGAGTGACCGCGTAGGTAAAAATCAGAATCACCAAAGTCGATGCACGTAAGCTTGTCTCACGGGCCCACGAACGTAAACTGAATTTTAGATATTTATCAAAGAGTGACATCTTTTAGTAACTCCCCATTTTTCAACTGAATGACTCGTTTATTCATTGATTTCACAAGTTCCATGTCGTGAGTCGCAATAAAAACTGTCGTTCCAAGATTGTTAAACTGTTGGAAGATATTCATCACTTCGCGACTTAAAGCTTGGTCTAAATTTCCTGTGGGCTCATCGGCAATGATCACTTCGGGCTGGCTAATGAGAGCGCGACCGATAGCTAAACGCTGCTTTTCTCCACCTGAAAGTTGATCCGGAAACACATCCCATTTATCGGCGAGTCCGAGTGAGGCGAGCATCTTGTTGGTCTTTTCTACAAGAGACTGACGCTTCTCCCCCATAATTTCCAAAGGAAGACAGAGATTTTCAAAGACCGTTCTGTTCGACAAAAGCTTAAAGTCCTGGAATACAACTCCTACACGTCGACGGAAGTAAGGAATATCCCGGTCTTTCAAATTTTCAAGATCATAGTCGGCAATCGTGACTCTTCCTGATGACGGTTTATCAAAACCAGCGAGCAGGTTGAAGAGCGTTGTTTTTCCGGCGCCACTATGGCCGATCAAGAAGACAAATTCGCCTCGGTTGATATTAAAAGAAACGTCACGGAGTGCGTGAGTCGTTCCACGAAACGTTCGATAAACGTGTGAAAATTGTA from Bdellovibrionales bacterium includes these protein-coding regions:
- a CDS encoding S41 family peptidase, which gives rise to MKTHKLIFCTLIFAVVTTWSYRLLLADDRYLNLQIFAKVLNIVQQYYVEPVDTQKLIYGGIKGMLRELDPHTNFLPPDMYKEFETETSGEFGGIGIEISVEDGLLTIISPIEDTPAWKAGILPGDKIVEIDGTSTKGMSLVDAAQKMKGKNGEKIKLGIMRDAFDEPKVFTIKRDIVKVKSVKFIDLGEGYAYFRVTSFIENTAKELRKHMIDFKARNNGIKGVVLDLRRNPGGLLDQAVQISNMFLDKGIIVSTVGRDKTKKEVTEAKPGSAYMGFPMVILINEYSASASEIVAGALKDNKRALVMGQRSFGKGSVQSVVKMGDGSGLKLTVARYYTPSGISIQAEGITPDVEVEDLSMDSTDKNGSKRLVRRESDIQGHLLGDAEKEALQKAKNAKNAQWWKTFNAKEKSEKSDVLAKDYQVLQAYNYLKAWKVFKSL
- a CDS encoding peptidoglycan DD-metalloendopeptidase family protein → MSFFILGITFGFSQVRAEELPTSNPQLNKSVADYKKFKDKSEELKEKERELLSTVYKITRRQRKLASNKAALLQKREALESDISGLQKNISEVSEDIKKTKKQIITRLRNLQRVNAPTLFQSIFGAQDVMEMDRNARVMYRISRSDVDQLRVYQGLKNLLFQQQETLKSKLSAFEKNQIQLENEEQSIKSTYQAKMNLLQRLDNEDKKILITLKKIREKTKTQMGRSSQFEDLSVVFDGGIFEQKGKLPMPTMGVVTQKFGIFNLLSDKIKIYNKGWFVSTTPGKEIKSIFKGRVIFSGDLPDRHRVVIVDHGDHFYSVYSNLEVAEVAVNDEIEAEEQIGRAGSSRFFGHGLYLEIRHFSQPEDPTEWFRDGGMNISSLKEQDI
- a CDS encoding permease-like cell division protein FtsX, whose amino-acid sequence is MSLFDKYLKFSLRSWARETSLRASTLVILIFTYAVTLFLVTSAFNFKKIINRWGDTAKLTVYLTPGQTDETKAQIQDFMIKLDEVASLKFISQEAAANEFSKKNSIFAKDFLEDLKSNDVFPESYEVTLKGSINDQKYFKKISATSDLIASQIGVDDVSYGQGWIEKYSAFIRLSNSIIGIIVVLFLAASLLIISNLIRVLIYNHNDEIEILELIGETSKNIRMPFIAEGVVFSSIALVIGMAMNYFLFTWISAQLTGSSILSHLADLVSRPSAPFIILSFLISIIVGGLSSYFTVRGINTGWALSSRTK
- the ftsE gene encoding cell division ATP-binding protein FtsE yields the protein MIQFSHVYRTFRGTTHALRDVSFNINRGEFVFLIGHSGAGKTTLFNLLAGFDKPSSGRVTIADYDLENLKDRDIPYFRRRVGVVFQDFKLLSNRTVFENLCLPLEIMGEKRQSLVEKTNKMLASLGLADKWDVFPDQLSGGEKQRLAIGRALISQPEVIIADEPTGNLDQALSREVMNIFQQFNNLGTTVFIATHDMELVKSMNKRVIQLKNGELLKDVTL